From the genome of Labedella gwakjiensis:
CGGCGAGGAGGTAGTTGCAGCACTCGGCCCCGTGCGCGGCGACCTCCTCCATGAAGAGTCGGGCGGAGACGCGCTTGCCGACGAGTCGGCCCTGCATGTCGGTGAACGCCACGATGACCGTGTCGATCTGACCCGTCCCGGTCAACTCGCCGAGGCGTTCGAGGGTGAGGTTTCCGGTTGATGCCATGGCTGCTCCCGCCGCGTAATGGACTGATCTCGACCATTAGAACACATGACATCCCGCGCCGAGGCTCGGAGTTTTACATGCTGTTTACATCCAAAGGTTGGCTGAGCCGACCAATATGGGAATAGTCTCTGCTGCAATCGGGCCACGGTCCCGACGAGCCCCACGTCAACGACACGAAGGAAGAGAAGCCGATGGCCGCAGCAGACAAGCTGAGCGTCTCAGGAGTCACCTACAGTCACGCGGAAGACGGATACTTCGAGAAGCGCCGCCTCAAGCGCACGGCCGGCTTCTGGGGGATCTGGGGAATCGGGATCGCCGCGGTGATCTCCGGAGACTTCTCGGGCTGGAACGGGGGACTCGCGGTAGCCGGCTGGGGCGGTCTCGTGCTCGCCTTCGGTCTCGTGATCGTCATGTTCCTCCTGATGATCAACAGCATCGCGGAGATGGCCGCAGCCATGCCGCACACAGGTGGCGCCTACTCGTTCGCTCGGGCGGCGATGGGTCCGTGGGGCGGTTTCGTCACGGGCTTCGCCGAGACGATCGAGTACGTCATGACGACGGCCGTCGTCACCTACTTCTCCGCGCAGTACGCCGACCAGATCCTCGACACGCTCGTGGGCGTGAGCCTGCAGGAGCAGAGCATGATGTGGGTCTGGTGGCTCATCCTCTACGTCCTGTTCGTGGGCCTCAACTCGATCGGGGCCAACACATCGTTCCGCTTCGCGATCATCGTGGCCATCATCTCGCTCGGCATCCTCGCCGTCTTCGCGGTCCTCTCGGTCACGTCCGGCGCGTTCGACGTCGCGAAGCTCTTCGACCAGCCGGTCCAGGAGGGTGGATCCGCGTTCCTGCCCTTCGGGTTCTGGGCGGTCATCGCCGCGATGCCGTTCGCGATGTGGTTCTTCCTCGGCATCGAGGAGCTGCCGCTCGTCGCCGAGGAGGCGCACGACCCCGAGAAGGACATCCCGCGGGCGAGCCTGTGGGGCTTCGCGACCCTCATCGTCACGGGCGGCACCGTGCTGCTCCTGAATCCCGGCGTCGTCGGCGCCGAGGCCACGGCCGGCTCCCTCGAGCCGCTGCTCGACGGGTTCCGTTCCGTCATCCCCGACGACCTCGCCGCGGTCCTCTCCGCGTTCGCCCTCATCGGACTGCTCGCCTCGCTGCAGGGCATCATGTTCGCGTACGGACGCAACGTGTACTCCCTGTCCCGCGCCGGTTACTACCCCAAGTTCCTCTCCCTGACGGGTCGGCGACAGACGCCGTACGTCGCGCTCGCCGCGGGAGCCGTCGTCGGCTTCTTCTCCCTCTTCATCGCCGAGTACGGCGGAGCGACGGCGGGAAGCATCGTCCTCAACATCGCCGTGTGGGGTGCCGTGATCGCCTACATGCTCCAGATGGTGTCGTACGTCATCCTGCGTCGGAAGTTCCCGAACGCTCGCCGGCCGTTCCGCAGCGTGTTCGGCATCCCTGGCGCGATCATCGCCGGCGTCCTCGCCTTCGTCATCTGGATGGGCGAGAACCTCAACCCGGCGTACACCCCGGCGATCGTGGCCGCGATCATCGTGTACGTGATCGCGCTCGTGCTCTTCGCCGTCTTCGGCCGCCGGAACCTCGTCCTCTCTCCCGAAGAGGAATACGCGATGAGCGGGGGTCTCCACGGCGACCCCGAGACGGACGGCTACGGCGGGTCCGTGGAGGACGAGATCCTCGGGCGGCGCTGACGGGCGGGTGGGCGGGCCACAGGGCACCGCTGACTTTCAGCGTGCAGCGGGAAGGCCGGACTAGCATGGGACGGTGCAGGCTTCGCCCTGCCCGCAAACACGCACCGGCCCGATGATCGCGGTCGATGTCGACGACGCACGAGTGGAGTTCAACCGTGGCCTCAGTACTAGAGAAGGTCCTCAGGGTCGGCGAAGGCCGCATCCTGCGCCGACTGCAGAGCATCTCGAAGACCGTCAACTCGCTCGAGGACGACTTCACGGGTCTCAGCGACGAGGAGCTGCGTGGTGAGACCGAGCAGCTCAGGGAGCGCTACGAGAAGGGCGAGTCCCTCGACGATCTCCTGCCAGAGGCCTTCGCCGCCGTTCGGGAGGCCGCGAAGCGCACGCTCGGCATGCGCCCGTTCGACGTGCAGATCATGGGCGGGGCGGCCCTGCATCTCGGCAACATCGCCGAGATGCGCACCGGTGAGGGCAAGACCCTCGTCGCGACGCTGCCCGCCTACCTCAACGCCATCGCCGGCAAGGGCGTGCACATCGTCACGGTCAACGACTTCCTCGCGTCGTATCAGTCCGAGCTCATGGGTCGTGTGTTCCGAGCGCTCGGCATGACGACGGGGGTCATCGTCTCCGGCCAGACGCCGCCGCAGCGCCGCGAGCAGTACGCGGCCGACATCACCTACGGCACGAACAACGAGTTCGGCTTCGACTACCTCCGAGACAACATGGCGTGGCAGTCGAAGGACATGGTCCAGCGCGGCCACTTCTTCGCGATCGTGGACGAGGTCGACTCGATCCTCATCGACGAGGCGCGGACGCCGCTCATCATCTCGGGCCCGGCGTCGGGCGAGGCGAACCGGTGGTTCACCGAGTTCGCGAAGATCGCCGTGCGTCTCGTCGAGGGCGTCGACTACGAGGTGGACGAGAAGAAGCGCACCGTCGGAGTGCTCGAGGCGGGCATCGAGAAGATCGAGGACCACCTCGGCATCGACAACCTGTACGAGTCGGCGAACACGCCGCTCATCTCGTTCCTCAACAACGCGATCAAGGCCAAGGCCCTGTTCAAGCGCGACAAGGACTACGTCGTCATGAACGGCGAGGTCATGATCGTCGACGAGCACACCGGCCGCATCCTCGTGGGCCGCCGCTACAACGAGGGTGTGCACCAGGCCATCGAGGCCAAGGAGGGCGTCACCGTCAAGGCGGAGAACCAGACCCTCGCCACCGTGACGCTCCAGAACTACTTCCGCCTCTACGACAAGCTCTCGGGCATGACGGGTACCGCTGAGACCGAGGCGGCCGAGTTCATGTCGACGTACAAGCTCGGTGTCGTGCCCATCCCGACGAACAAGCCCATGCAGCGCAAGGACCAGTCGGACCTCGTCTACAAGAACGAGGAGTCGAAGTTCGCGCAGGTCGTCGAGGACATCGTCGAGCGTCACGAGAACGGTCAGCCGGTCCTCGTCGGAACGACGAGCGTCGAGAAGAGCGAGTACCTGTCCCGGTTGCTCGCCAAGAAGGGCATCCGCCACGAGGTCCTCAACGCGAAGAACCACGCGCGTGAGGCGGCCATCGTGGCTCAGGCCGGCCGCCTCGGCGGAGTGACCGTCGCCACGAACATGGCCGGTCGTGGAACCGACATCATGCTCGGTGGAAACGCCGAGTTCCTCGCCGTCCAGGAGATGAGCCAGAAGGGCCTCTCGCCGTCCGAGACGCCCGACGAGTACGAGGCCGCATGGGACGAGGTCTTCGATCGTGTCAAGGCCGAGGTCGAGGAAGAGGCCGAGAAGGTCCGCGAGGCCGGCGGGCTCTACGTCCTCGGCACGGAGCGCCACGAGTCGCGCCGCATCGACAACCAGCTGCGCGGTCGTTCCGGCCGACAGGGCGACCCGGGGGAGAGCCGCTTCTACCTCTCCCTCACCGACGACCTCATGCGCCTGTTCAACTCGGGCGCCGCCGAAAGCATCATGAGCCGTGGGGTCCCCGACGACGTCGCCATCGAGTCGAAGGTCGTGAGCCGCGCCATCCGGTCGGCTCAGGGCCAGGTCGAGTCGCGTAACGCGGAGATCCGGAAGAACGTCCTGAAGTACGACGACGTCCTCAACCGCCAGCGTGAGGCGATCTATGCCGACCGCCGACACATCCTCGAGGGTGACGACCTCCACGAGCGCACGCAGAAGTTCTTGGAGGGCGTCATCGACGAGGTGCTCGATCAGCACCTCGCCGAGGGCTCGAGCGACGACTGGGACCTCGACGCCCTGTGGGTCGAGCTCAAGACGCTGTACCCCATCGGGCTCACGATCGACGAGGTCGTCCAGGAGTCGTCGACCCGCGGTCGCCTCAACCGCGACTTCCTCCGTCGCGAGATCCTCTCCGATGCGAAGCTCGCATACGAGCGCCGCGAGGAGCAGCTCGGCTCGCCAGCGATGCGCGAGCTCGAGCGTCGTGTCGTGCTGCAGGTCATCGATCGCCGCTGGCGCGACCACCTGTACGAGATGGACTACCTCAAGGACGGCATCGGGCTGCGCGCGATGGCTCAGCGCGACCCCCTCGTCGAGTACCAGCGTGAGGGCTATGCGATGTTCCAGCAGATGATGGGGCAGATCCGCGAAGAGTCCGTCGGCTACCTGTTCAACCTCGAGGTCGAGGTGAAGAGCGCTGACGAGGTCAGCGCGTCGATCTCGGCGAAGGGGCTCGCCCGGCCGGAGGGCGAGGAGGAGAAGCTCAGCTACTCCGCCGCGGGCGAGGACGGCGACGTCGAGGTGCGCAACCAGCGCGGTCAGATCGAGAAGAGCGCCACGAATCGCGCGCGTCAGGCGGCCGCGAAGGCTGCGGCTGGTCCGGCGGCCGCGGCGGAACCCGCTCAGGCTCCGTCCGGCGGTAGGGCTCCCCAGAAGCGCCCGTCCGGCTCGGGTGCTCAGAAGACGCAGCCAGCCTCTCGTGGAGCGTTCGGCCAGTCGTCCGACGGAGCGGGGAGCGCGCCCGGCGCCAACCGTGCCCAGCGTCGAGCGAACGACCGCAAGGGGAAGTAGGACGAAACGACGATGCGGCGGTCCGGTGAGGACCGCCGCATCGTCGTTTCTGGGGGACCCGCTCCGACCCCGTCGGCGGGCGGTCATCGCACGGTGCGGCTCAGCGCTTGTGAGTTCAGCGGTCGTGCGAACTCAGCGTTCGTGTGAGTTCAGCGGTCGTGTTGACTCAGAGCACGTGTTGACTCAGCGCTCGTGTGGACTCAGAGCACGTGGATGGCGACAGCGCGCCAGCGGCGGTCCACACCCTCCAGGCGGATCGCGACGGCGCGGGCGCGTCGACGGGCGTGGGCGATGACGACCCCCTCCACGACACCGTCCCGGGGGCTCGTGACGATCACGCTCCCGATGCGGAGTACAGGACGCGCGACGGTGGCGCCGGAGAGGATGCGTGCGCGCTTGGCCAAGACCGATCGACGCAGGATCCCGCGGTAGACGTCTTCGCTCACCCATCGAGCCAGCTGCTCGAGCTCGCGAGCGCCGCCGAGCACCTCGACGACGCAGCGCGCGAGGTTCTCGAGCAGCGGAGCGGGGTCGGGAAGGTCGGCCGTCGACGTGGCTTGGCGCCCGAAGAATCTGTCGATGTCGAACGGCTCGCCCCGGCGGGCGCGGGCGACGGTGTCGTGTGTCGACCGGACGTCGGAGGCGCCACGCGTGCGGGCGCTCGCTGAAGAGGCAGTAGGCATACAGGGATCCGATTTTCGGGCGCGCTCGACCATCGGTACCCCCTGATCGGCGCCGAGACATGGTCGACCGACGGGATCGCCGAGAGCGAGCCCGTGTCGCCTAGCCATCACCGAGGCGACGGCAGCCTGCGCCGGGAGATTCGTCGGTGGAGGACCGAGAGGCGCTTCACCGGAGAGTGGTCGAAGATCGAGCGTTGAACGATGTGAAGAGACGGGTCCTCGCCCGCATGATGTATGCGGACGGGGCCGAAAATCGCGGTTGACCGCGACTTCGGTGGCAGCGCCTCGCCCCCCAAATCGGCGCGCGTCTGCATCAGCATGTGTCCCCCGAACGGGGGTATTTGTTGAGGCTACGATAGTGCATTCCGAGTTCCCCCTGCGGAACTCGGCTGTGGCCTGTGGAGAGAATACCCACGACCCCCGAGAGCGACAATGGTCCCCCCTCTCCCCGTATCGGGGGGTGTTCTCCCGCGCCGGATACCGCGCCCTCGAACGGGATGGGGAGAACCACGGCCCCGATGCGGCGCACGTCGATACTGTGGCGCACGTCGATACTGTGGCCCCGTCGGACGGAGGTGGAATGCGTTGGGATGATCTGTTCGACGATCTCGAGAGCCAGATGGCATCCGAGCGCGACGCGGAGGAACGCGACGCGTGGGCCGATGCCGAGCGCACCAGGGTCGGTCGGCTTCTGCTCCGCGAACGGCTCGAGGCGCACGCTGCGGGGTCACGATCGGCGGTCCCGCTCACCCTCGAGCTGTCGGCTGGTGACCGAGTCGTCCTCCGGCCCACCACCTTCGGCCGTGACTGGCTCTCCGGCGAGACGATGACGGCCGATTCGCGGGGACGTGGATGCATCGTTCCGACGGCATCGATCTCGGCGATCAGCATGCCGGCTGCTGACGTCCCTCGCAGCCTCGCGGCGCTCCCCTCGACGGGCGGCGCCCCTCGTGTCTCCGAGCGCATCGGGTTGGCCTTCGTCCTCCGCGATCTCTGCAGGCGACGAACCACCGTCGAGGTGCACACGCTCGGCGGAGTCCGTTCGGGCACGATCGATCGCGTCGGTCGCGATCACCTCGATCTCGCCGTCCACGAGCGGGATCTCGCCCGTCGGCAGCGCAACGTGACGCACGTGCTGATCATCCCGTTCACGGCAGTCCACCGCGTCATGCTCTGAAGTGGTGCGGGCTGCGCGGTGGTGCAGGCTCCGCGGGGGCGTCGGCTGGACGGTTCAGCGGCGCGGCGTCGCCGCCAC
Proteins encoded in this window:
- a CDS encoding amino acid permease, whose translation is MAAADKLSVSGVTYSHAEDGYFEKRRLKRTAGFWGIWGIGIAAVISGDFSGWNGGLAVAGWGGLVLAFGLVIVMFLLMINSIAEMAAAMPHTGGAYSFARAAMGPWGGFVTGFAETIEYVMTTAVVTYFSAQYADQILDTLVGVSLQEQSMMWVWWLILYVLFVGLNSIGANTSFRFAIIVAIISLGILAVFAVLSVTSGAFDVAKLFDQPVQEGGSAFLPFGFWAVIAAMPFAMWFFLGIEELPLVAEEAHDPEKDIPRASLWGFATLIVTGGTVLLLNPGVVGAEATAGSLEPLLDGFRSVIPDDLAAVLSAFALIGLLASLQGIMFAYGRNVYSLSRAGYYPKFLSLTGRRQTPYVALAAGAVVGFFSLFIAEYGGATAGSIVLNIAVWGAVIAYMLQMVSYVILRRKFPNARRPFRSVFGIPGAIIAGVLAFVIWMGENLNPAYTPAIVAAIIVYVIALVLFAVFGRRNLVLSPEEEYAMSGGLHGDPETDGYGGSVEDEILGRR
- the secA gene encoding preprotein translocase subunit SecA, yielding MASVLEKVLRVGEGRILRRLQSISKTVNSLEDDFTGLSDEELRGETEQLRERYEKGESLDDLLPEAFAAVREAAKRTLGMRPFDVQIMGGAALHLGNIAEMRTGEGKTLVATLPAYLNAIAGKGVHIVTVNDFLASYQSELMGRVFRALGMTTGVIVSGQTPPQRREQYAADITYGTNNEFGFDYLRDNMAWQSKDMVQRGHFFAIVDEVDSILIDEARTPLIISGPASGEANRWFTEFAKIAVRLVEGVDYEVDEKKRTVGVLEAGIEKIEDHLGIDNLYESANTPLISFLNNAIKAKALFKRDKDYVVMNGEVMIVDEHTGRILVGRRYNEGVHQAIEAKEGVTVKAENQTLATVTLQNYFRLYDKLSGMTGTAETEAAEFMSTYKLGVVPIPTNKPMQRKDQSDLVYKNEESKFAQVVEDIVERHENGQPVLVGTTSVEKSEYLSRLLAKKGIRHEVLNAKNHAREAAIVAQAGRLGGVTVATNMAGRGTDIMLGGNAEFLAVQEMSQKGLSPSETPDEYEAAWDEVFDRVKAEVEEEAEKVREAGGLYVLGTERHESRRIDNQLRGRSGRQGDPGESRFYLSLTDDLMRLFNSGAAESIMSRGVPDDVAIESKVVSRAIRSAQGQVESRNAEIRKNVLKYDDVLNRQREAIYADRRHILEGDDLHERTQKFLEGVIDEVLDQHLAEGSSDDWDLDALWVELKTLYPIGLTIDEVVQESSTRGRLNRDFLRREILSDAKLAYERREEQLGSPAMRELERRVVLQVIDRRWRDHLYEMDYLKDGIGLRAMAQRDPLVEYQREGYAMFQQMMGQIREESVGYLFNLEVEVKSADEVSASISAKGLARPEGEEEKLSYSAAGEDGDVEVRNQRGQIEKSATNRARQAAAKAAAGPAAAAEPAQAPSGGRAPQKRPSGSGAQKTQPASRGAFGQSSDGAGSAPGANRAQRRANDRKGK
- a CDS encoding Rv3235 family protein, producing MPTASSASARTRGASDVRSTHDTVARARRGEPFDIDRFFGRQATSTADLPDPAPLLENLARCVVEVLGGARELEQLARWVSEDVYRGILRRSVLAKRARILSGATVARPVLRIGSVIVTSPRDGVVEGVVIAHARRRARAVAIRLEGVDRRWRAVAIHVL